The region TGACAGGTactttttcctctgtttttactTATTTGGGCTGCTATTTTCGTTAGTAAGTAAAATAATAAGAGAAAGTCGCTTTTATAtatttctgcaagttttatgTAAGATTTAACTTTATTTAGTTTTCCTTCGATTGAGGGGAGAAAAGAATCGCTACTGTTAGTGTAAATTGTTCAATGATTTCATAATATGAAATCACGTAGAGgacaactatgacttgtataatttctgatgtataaacatattaaagttgtttttaattatatttttaccgatgtgttcatgtgaaaaatttgaacccctggccaggggtcctggatccgccactgcatGTCCTTCATCTCAAAGTTGGATGAGAACTACTGATTAGTTCATCGGTATTAGACTCCTTAAGTatctaatactccctccgttccctattataagtcacattttttgaaaaaaatttgttacaaaatataagtcactttctaatatctaggaagcattaaataattttttccaagttcaccctcatatttaatatgattgagatgataaactttagaagtattaacttggagagagaaaattataggaaagtaaataagggtaatataggaaagtaaatcattttttttacaaatttattactagtaactacttttcttaatctaagagaattagttatttatgacttataatagggaacagagggagtatatGATTTGACCAGTGGACCATGTTTGTTAGAAAAAATATCTACTCTTTTAATGTGATCTTTAAACATCATAGGGAGTAGTCTCACATTTGTCGGATCGGATTGTGGAGAGATACTTACtgcataaaagaaaaataatcagCATTTAGCAACAGAAACCACAAGTTGGCGGTGGCGGTAGCTCCTAAGAGTAAAAACTGGGAGAGGAAGGGGGAGCCCAGCAGCACAAATTTGGGTAAGCTGCCATTGTTTCCAAAGACATTCAAGACTAGGTCAGACCCAAACACGCCCCTACACTCATTCATTCATGTCCACCACACCTATCACTATTCTATGTAATCAAACGTCACATTGCTCCATTTAATAATATATGTACTAGTTACAAGACTGCAAATCTAATCTAAGAAAGACAAAAATGAGTTTCTGAAAGGATTCATTGGGCAGAATGTTTGCACATTCTTCAACAATTGATTCCAGAGCATGGATCAAttctttgaaaatgtttttatgagtagtttttgagtaaaaaatCGATTCAAACATTAGAAACATttgtttaaaattgattttgactttaaaatTAATCGTAGAAGTATTTTTCAGCATGCCCTCTTAACATAACATAAAGAATGAGATGCTGCATTTATTGTTTCCTGTTATCTGTTGTTTTCATTATTAAAATAGGCTATACCAATAGTCACAAGTAATGAGACTCACTAGAAATCTTCTCTTCCAAACATTCTTTGATCTTTatcttttctccccttctttAACTGCTTTTGCTTTATCTGTGAGACCAAAAATAATGAAGAATGCAGCTATAGGAGGATACTACTAGATCTCACTTCACAGCTCTCTCTTCACTTTGCTGACCAGGGGCAGGTTTTGTTCACCTGACCTGGTTTATTTTAAAGCTAATTTCCCTCATGTCGTTACCGGTTCACAAAACAGTTACATATCTCTCCCAATAGATATTTTTCTCGGAACTTAAACTTATGCTCTCATATTTACAATGTCTAACTTACTTATCAGTGGACCAACACCTTATTAGTCGTTGCCCCCTTGTCTAGAGCTAAGGTTATCACTAAAAAATAGTTATTTAATACTAATAAAGCTCGTGTATGTTTTCTTTACTGCGCTTTATTCTGTTCAAGTCCATACTTTGTTTTTGGTTGCAGAGTACGAGGACTTTACTTTCCTCCTAATCTCTCTCCTATAAGCTTTGCTGCATTGTCTTGTTCTACTACACTTCAGAATCTCTTCTCACTTCCACGCATTAAagtgtttctatctctctctctctctctcttgtgaTTTGGTGGCGCTTGCTTTCATATTTATGGGAGTTTGTTTCTTTGTTCTTACACTTTTTATTGGCAAGAGCAAATAGCATCAGAAGAGGAAACCAAGGAGAACATATAAGGCATTTTGCAGTTTGCTGTCTTTTGTTGAGCTTCTTGTGTTGGTTTGTGTTCCTTCCTCCCTCTGTGGTGGAGAGCTCTGGAATTTGGAAACTGCAAAGCATATCGACTTGGTCTtgtttcttagctttgaaagaTAGTTAGTGAAGGTGGAGAGATTGGACAAGGGGTTTGCAAAGCAATGCTATTTtgcttttgaatttctgagAATTTTTGAAAAGCAACATCAGAGAGAGTGTTTGTGGTGTTGTATGAAGTAGAAGTGCAAAAATGAGGGATGAGAATTCCAAGAAAAGCAAGGTTTTTGCCAATGAATTTTGctctttgttttttgtttttttttttggtgttttCATTATTTCCTGGGAAATGAATTTCAACATTTTGATTGTGCTAGTGTTTACATCTTGCAAGTTGTTAACTGTTTTGTCTCTATCTGTTGCTTAATGAAGCTCTCATGGTCAAAGAAAATGGTCAGGAAGTTCTTTAATATCAAAAGCAAAAGTGAAGATTCCCAAGCAGATGGTGTTCCTTGTGGAGGTTGGTATCTTCCTTTTCTTCAAAACTCACTTTATAGTTTATACCAGTAATCAGTCTCAACAAATTAAAGGAGTAATTAGCATAGGATTGAATCTCATAAGAGATAGTGATGGTATCACTGTCTAGTTGGGGGTGCCTGAGAAACCAAGGGAAGTAGACAAATAACATCATTTGGAAAGAAAGTTGAAGCCTAGGATCATTCATCAGTTCAATTTTACCTTTATCTAATGCAAAAAATAAGTTGTGCCAAATATTGAATTAGCTTTCCCTAAGacttaaattttattttgtatgGACATTTATAGTTTTATAATCCCACCGATTCTGTTTCTTGTCACTACTTCTTGGCATCAAAACAAATGCAAGCATActtcaaactctgaaaatttgTTCCCCAAATCTGGTTCTgcttattttgatttgttttcttaTATAAACTCAATTACTGTGGTTTCTTTTTGTGAATTAGATGTATTAACACTGCTTTGCTTCTTCAGGAAGTGATGTGGATTACAGAAGCAGGAGTAGCTGCTCTGAGAGAGAGCCACGCACGATCAAGAAGAGCAAAACAGGTAGAGAATCACTCAGTTCCATTTCTTGAACCATGCTCATTTGAAGATCTTGGTATTATTTAAGACACTGAGTGACCAATCATTGAAATGAACAGAGAAATTTAGCAGGAGTGCTGATCAGGTCAGGCGAGGAAGAATGAATCTTGACCATCCTCGAATTATAGATGTGCAGAACTATAGGTATGTTGCTTCTCAGATTTTACCTTATTTATGCAGAAATCTAGAAATAAGGCTTTGTTCAATTCTCACAAGTGTCTCTTTCCTCTGGGAGCAGCATTTTTGTAGGTTCATGGAATGTAGCTGGAAGATCCCCACCAAGTAATTTGAGTTTAGATGATTGGCTTCATTCGTCACCACCGGCTGATATTTACGTTCTTGGGTAGGGATTTGTACCTGTCAACGTGTATTCTCTTCAATCAAAGGTAGCATTAACTTTATCAATGatgcattttttctttttctcttcagATTTCAAGAGATAGTTCCCTTGAATGCTGGTAATATCTTAGGGGCAGAGGACAATGGTCCAGCCAAAAAATGGTTGTCTCTCATCAGAAAGACTTTAAACAATCTTCCCGGCACCAGTGGAAGCAGTGCATGTTATACACCCTCTCCCATTCCTCAGCCAGTTGCAGAGCTAAATGCAGATTTTGAGGGATCAGCAAGGCAGAAgaattcttctttcttccaccgaCGGTCATTCCAGACAACTTCTAGTGGATGGGGAATGGACAATGATCCTTCAGTTATGCAACCACGACTAGATCGAAGATACAGTGTCTGTGATCGTGTAATTTCCGGTCACAGGCCAAGTGACTTCGATCCCAGTCTTAGATGGGGTTATAGGTCAAGTGACTATTCCAGGGCAAGTGACTACTCAAGGCCAAGTGACTACTCAAGGCCAAGTGACTATTCAAGATGGGGTTCATCTGATGATGATAACGGCCTTGGAGATTCACCGAGTACTGTCTTATATTCACCAATGTCTTATGGTGGACCTGCTGCCTCTAATGAAGATGGATATGGCATGCCAGGAAATTCAAGGTACTGCCTTGTTGCAAGTAAGCAAATGGTGGGAATATATCTTACCATATGGGTGAGAAGTGAGTTGAAAGATCATGTTCAAAACATGAAAGTATCATGTGTTGGTAGAGGATTGATGGGCTATCTTGGAAACAAGGTGAAATTTAAATCAGTCATGATAATGCTCATTtatatttctctttttcttaGATAAATTTTCAGCTAAAATGACTATTGATTGAAATTAGCTTAAATAAGCGATTTTGCTTGTACTTGCAGGGATCCATCTCAATTAGTATGTCTGTCCACGAAACAAGCTTTTGCTTTATCTGTAGTCATTTAACCTCAGGACAGAAGGAGGGAGATGAACTAAGAAGAAACTCTGATGTGATGGAGATTCTTAAGAAGACAAGGTTTCCTCGTGTTCATGGTGTGGACAACGAGAAGTCTCCTCAGACAATCCTTGAGCATGAGTAAGAATCTGCTCACActcatatattatttaataaaattatctTTGTAATTTAAGGAATTAAGGTCCCTTGCCATTATAATATACGACCACCTTGTCCAGGTTTCTAGTGTATAATGCATACACTAACCCTTCAGTTTCCCCTATGATTGTATTCCCTTCTCATTAAACAATTGTTTTGCactttctcatatttttattCATCAATGTAGTCGAATTATATGGCTTGGAGATTTGAATTATCGGATTGCTCTTTCCTACCGTTCTGCTAAGGCACTTGTTGAGATGCAAAACTGGAGAGCATTGTTAGAGAATGATCAAGTATGTCTGTTTAATCCATGTTTATTGTTTGCCTTGAAATGTATAATTGTATGACAAGCTTATGGAGTCTTAATTATTGACATTCCTGGCAGTTGAGAATAGAGCAGAAAAGAGGTCGTGCGTTTGTGGGATGGAAGGAAGGGAAGATATATTTTCCTCCAACATACAAGTACTCAACTAATTCAGATAGATATGCAGGAGATGATATGCACCCCAAGGAGAAAAGGAGAACACCTGCTTGGTAAGATCATAACATCATCACCTAATAGGAATAGAGAATGAAGCATAAAGTATTTTTGATAGCTTatgatataatttttaaaactgTCTCAACATATATTGCTGATATAagtattattctttttttttaggTGTGACCGTATTTTGTGGTACGGAGAAGGTCTCCATCAGTTATCTTATGTCCGTGGGGAGTCAAGGTTTTCAGATCACAGACCAGTTTATGGCAGATTTGGGGCTGAGGTTGTGTCAACTCATGGcaaaatgaagaaaagcatGAGTTGTTCTCGTTCCAGAATTGAGGTGGAGGAACTTCTGCCATATTCTGGTGGATACACTGAGCTAACCTTTTTCTAAAGGAAGGATGGCAAGATGTGAGACACTTCCATCCAAATCCAAGTACTCTATCTATCCCTTATACACTCTCACAATCATGCTTGTAACATAATGGAACCTATTAACTTAGTAcgtgtttggaaattcttctacaattgattctaaagccaaaatcaattatgggaagaagtttctgtgagtagcttctgagtgTCAGAATTAATTCTGAGGAAAGAGGAGCCGGTTCAAACATGTGCTCACTCTAAGCGAACCTAGCCGTTCCCCAAAGGAGGCCCTGAGCTTT is a window of Lotus japonicus ecotype B-129 chromosome 5, LjGifu_v1.2 DNA encoding:
- the LOC130720400 gene encoding type IV inositol polyphosphate 5-phosphatase 7-like, giving the protein MRDENSKKSKLSWSKKMVRKFFNIKSKSEDSQADGVPCGGSDVDYRSRSSCSEREPRTIKKSKTEKFSRSADQVRRGRMNLDHPRIIDVQNYSIFVGSWNVAGRSPPSNLSLDDWLHSSPPADIYVLGFQEIVPLNAGNILGAEDNGPAKKWLSLIRKTLNNLPGTSGSSACYTPSPIPQPVAELNADFEGSARQKNSSFFHRRSFQTTSSGWGMDNDPSVMQPRLDRRYSVCDRVISGHRPSDFDPSLRWGYRSSDYSRASDYSRPSDYSRPSDYSRWGSSDDDNGLGDSPSTVLYSPMSYGGPAASNEDGYGMPGNSRYCLVASKQMVGIYLTIWVRSELKDHVQNMKVSCVGRGLMGYLGNKGSISISMSVHETSFCFICSHLTSGQKEGDELRRNSDVMEILKKTRFPRVHGVDNEKSPQTILEHDRIIWLGDLNYRIALSYRSAKALVEMQNWRALLENDQLRIEQKRGRAFVGWKEGKIYFPPTYKYSTNSDRYAGDDMHPKEKRRTPAWCDRILWYGEGLHQLSYVRGESRFSDHRPVYGRFGAEVVSTHGKMKKSMSCSRSRIEVEELLPYSGGYTELTFF